Genomic segment of Seriola aureovittata isolate HTS-2021-v1 ecotype China chromosome 1, ASM2101889v1, whole genome shotgun sequence:
ACATAAATTCACAGGGTttacagtggacacacacagaataagTCACAGACATACATTAATATTCGAGTACAAcgaaatgagagaagagaagctctaaaataaaaataaagtttgacagTTTTGACCATTTGTCAGATGaatttcatttataattttatttaaaacttgAGCTGCTTCTGGATTAAAGAGACGATCATTCTTTCACTTGTTGTTTTGAAACCGaactcattgtgtttgtgtcctgccCCGCTGACGAACAGGACCCGGTCTACATCAGCGACTACGACTGGCCCGAACAGAAGACCTGTAACGGGGACTGGTCCTTCGAGGTGAAACACACTCCTGGATGTCCGGTGGGCATCAGCTACCCCGTGGCCAGAAACTGCAAGTGTGCCGCGTGTAACGAAGACAACATGTTCTGTGGGCGCTTCCTCGGAGACGTGTCCAGCTGTCTGTCCTTTTAGAGAGCGGTTCTCCATCCTTACATTTACTATGTCACTGGACTTGGGACTGAAATAAACAGGCATCACTTACTGTTTTTGGCTTT
This window contains:
- the LOC130168180 gene encoding gonadotropin subunit beta-1-like, coding for MQLVVMAAVLAMAEARQGCSFGCHPTVVNISVESCAGPEVVRSTICAGQCYHEDPVYISDYDWPEQKTCNGDWSFEVKHTPGCPVGISYPVARNCKCAACNEDNMFCGRFLGDVSSCLSF